ACTGATGCTTGCACTATTAAGCtggttaaataaattaaatcaaatatttaaaaaaatatttcagcttTGATTGATTCCATTCGAGCCAGATATTATTTCATATAAATGTGAAGTGAGTTGTAATACTGTGTATTAGAATTAGATTAGATGACATTAAACACAAATTTCATGCTTCAGAATTAAAGGTGTCGtattatgaacatttatttgcttttctatcagtcttgttggtcccctaattgtgtatctaaagtctctttctgaaattcagtctcagtgcagaattaaagccactttgatccagtcccacaatgagatttcccaggacgcgccgtttcaccatctgtagctttaaatgctaatgaggaggagaggggcgggacgaggaggagagcggccaatagacgTTGAGGGAACGTTCACGGAAAtggcgtcatcaacaccatcaaccaaccacaatgtttggtgcagacaggaagtcgtgttgacTTAGAACatactggttcttcagagtctcgcgtgacggaactaaaaaaaattatttgtgctcatttttacatccaatcactgagcgactgcaatgcttcgcacgtttggaagacatgacggtcggtggagatgatgttttaggggagggggcgggaaattctctgggcagaaaaagcatgagaaatagGAGGTAACCcgttatgacgtcataaggggacaaattccagacagTAAAGCAGAATCACAACACACTCTCTAcacccatcgccatttctagccactgcaggacaatagacaggcgggggaactcgtattaatgttaaataatgtcacattttcatgtcaggggacattTAAACCAATGACTAAGTGACTAAGACACGTCCCATTCATTTCCGAGACCCGATGTCAAAAAGAGTGGGGGAACCAGAGGTTCCACACCTCACATTTCTCCATCTTCTCTCTGTGGTTGTTTCCTGGAGGCTAAAACCCAGGAATAACTCTtgtcctgagtgtgtgtgtatgtgtgagtttcAGCAAGGCCTGTAAGTGCGTGTGGGAGAGTTTAAAGTGTCCTCTCTGCAGTCCAGTGTCTCTCCACACATCCACGCAGGAGAACCCATCAATTAATCATCCCCACTTTCATCTCCAATTAAACACTGAGAATAAAGCAGCTGATGTTGAGTTttcacacaagaacacacacactccatcacaCACTTATCACATCTGtgtatatacaatatacacacacacacacacacacctgtatatgtatttatttcatcattCTTGCAGACACTTCACACTCCCCAGTTCACCCCGTCACTCAGCAGAGTTTAACACGCCCACCAGCACAGTGGGTGGAAGACACTTCTGGTTTTAACCTTCGCCCATCCCTCCGAGTCGCCATGGATACTCAGGACCAGTTTGGGACGATATGATGAAGTGAACATCCTGCCACACAGTACTAACAGTAATGCTGTTACAGTCCCCGGTACAGTCTGTACCGTCTCACTGAACATCGGCACCAAGTGAGGCACTGAAACGCTCCTgctgaaatgacaaatgaaattGGCAGGATGGAAAAGCGGGGCTTGGGACTGTGGCACCGGGGcaatggtggggcagtggtggcctagcggttaaggaagcagccccataatcggaaggttgctggttcgaatccactgaAGCCcccttaatttacatttacagcatttaccagacgccctgttccagagcgactaacaatcattagttacagggacagtgctgCAGTCGAtcacaatcactccacttttttcactttcgtTTGCATCTATGTGTTTTGAGGTTTATTTTCTGATCCATTTCATCATTAATCCATTCTAAGGAAACTCCCATGTGCgagtaaataaaataagaataacCGCGGGGAGACGTCAGCGTGGTCACGTGGGCCGCTGCGGTGATTTTTGGGGCAACCGGTAGGTGTCGCGCTGACCCCGcgttcctttactttacttactttactttatttagaagacgcttttatccgaagcgacttacaagaggaagacaccagcaattctcgttcgatttctatagaatattgagtttacaaactaagagcctcCTTACTAAAAACCTCCTTACTTTTCTGCTGCGGTCGTAGTTGGAGAATGAAAGTTACCACTGGCAAGCAGAGAGAAATGTTCCTTCCGAACCACGGCCCTGCTCAGATCCACCGTCGGATCCGCCGCCACGTTTATAAATGATGTCCCAGTTTTATTTGGTATTGGTCAGTTGCGCTACTGTTTCTCTTACGATTGTCCTCCTGAGGCCGCCGTAGAGGAGCGTCCCTGCGTTCTTATTGGTTGGGAGGGGCGGGCCTCTTGCTGCTCATTGGTCGGCTGCGTCCTGGGTGCCTGGGAGATGTAGTCTTTGTAGTCCACGTAGCAGCACAACCACACGCCGCCAGTCGGAAATGTACTAATTAAATCAGTGCTGCATTTAGCCAAAAGCGAACAAGTAGCTTTTAATCGGGGAAACCAATGTGTCAAATCAGAAGAAGTGATTTATTTAGGCAGTAGCAGAAATATATCCCTGGGTTTTCTCCATCAGGCTCCATACTGCAGAAAACCTCCTTACTTTTCTGCTGCGGTTGTAGTTGGAGAATGAAAGTTACCACTGGCAAGCAGagagaaatgttttaaaaggcTGTTATTACATAAAGAGATTGTAGAGAATTGCAGAAACATTTTTTAGTGGTAATCCTGGCTCAACTCGACAAATATTTGGTGTCTCAGGATCGTGCCATATTGCGGGATTGTGTTGGCCTGTGCCAGTGAAAGACAAAATTTCTGACATTGGTCATATTGAaacattcataatgttttgaagtctaaatatttgcaacttccttgacatattgtttctttttagcctgaattagatttaattagatcagatgaatatatattacctgtttattttagtatgatcattacatatataaatgatttttgaataactaataataataataataataattttaaaagcatttctctagggaaatgtaATATCGCAAGAAATATCATTAtagcaatattcaacaacaatatcacATATTTCCCCAATATCCTGCAGCCCTAGTCCCcaccacagttataatagttttggatttttcattagttttagtttttatttcgtttagatttttttttttcaaattcagttagttttaattagtttttagaggcagatttactagtttttattagttttgatattttgaaattgcttagttttagtttagtttttattagttagtgttagttttagttttttttttgtaaattaggatatttgtcatgtgcatgaatcaaaatcaccagaatagccttatccatcttagctccgataaggttattgactcttgcagctccgggtgttttgaattttggttcgagtgacgtggtgaactttttgaaggtaatcgagtcacacagtcgtgtagacattccagtcttaataaacatatttaccaatgcttcttctcatttgtggtgttcctgcgtatttactagccagcagctacttggtccattatggatgctgtagtaccacgttcctttcccatgttacctggcctggctaccgcttctctttctggggagggcgggcgagaggctagcttgttcaggtactcttggttcgcctttttgtgtgagcttttcaaatggactttcagattcgtggggtttttccccttgagaagtattccacatattgtatcacctgcttctacaacaaggcacttacttttatttttgccactgtcataatcaaagaaatcccaaataggactttcttccgctttcttccgactttcgctgcagccatcacgctagccggcggcgtcacggacagactatggacacgtgacgtcacagaccacgtgttaccataatggtcaaaaacctggcttaaaactggcagcgtgaagtaaatagattttaattcaacccaaaaggcttattacaaagacgaaaacgaaggacgtttttgctataatattagttcgtttaagttcgttttgtatacacacaaaatgtttcagttagttttcgttttttttttaactctttatttcagttaacgaaaatgctttttcaattctagttttagttttatcgttcgttttcgttaactataataaccttggtccccacacactgttcccgtCCACAGCTGCCTACTGTTCGCAGTGGTGATGagttaatcagaatcagaatcagaatcgtatttattggccaagtaagtgcaagcacatacaaggaatttgattccggtagatggtgtctctcaagtacaatgtaggaaaaaaagacaaaaaacaacaacaacaacaatcaacaacaacaatgtgcaagggtgttgtgttattgtccacgttgtggattgtttgtgatttataaataactatatctactttttatgaataaatagttcaagttcaagttcaagtgaccttttttgtcatctcttctatatattgtgcagatatacagagagacgagaagacgtggctccagtttacagtgcgacaaaaaagtagacaacaaaaaaacagaaaaacagatgcgtcacatgaaatacaatatataaataaataggatacagaatatacaatttagctaaaaaagtagtgttaaaaagtgaccagtgatatatacatgtttagactgtgcaattaaataacagtaatgatagtacagttattggtttcagtgcaacaagaagaggtagtccgtatagcagcgtgtgcatatttgcagcaatgaagtataaagtgcagaggtgcaacagagttagaaataggcaaaaacaaactaaatcttatatacaagtgaacataaagtgcattgtgcaatgatggaggtgatttacagtatcagctgcgagggggaagaagctggtcctggtctgcaggcttctataacgtctgccagagggcagcaggtcaaagagtctgtgtccagggtgtgaggggtctgagatgattttccctgcccgtttcctggatctggagaggtacaggtcctggatggagggcaggggggcaccggtgatcctttctgctgaccgtacagtccgctgcagtctgatcctgtcctgtttagaagctgctccataccaggcggaggaggagcacaggacagactcaatgaccgcagtgtagaactggatcagcagctcctgtggaagactggacttcccCAGTTGcttcaggaagtacatcctctgctgggtctttttgaggatggaggagatgttggtctcccacttcaggtcctgggaaatggtggtgcccaggaacttgaaggtctccacaatagacaccgggttgtctgatatagtgagggggagcaatgctgagggatgtctcctgaagtccactgtcatctccacagtcttgagcgtgttcagctccaggttgtgttgactgcaccagagtaccagccgctcaacttcctgtcggtatgcagactcatcaccatcctggatgagcccaatggcagtggtgtcatctgcaaacttcaggagtttcacagttgagttcctggaggtgcagtcgttggtgtacagggagaagagcagtggggagaggacacatccttgaggggcaccagtactgagggaccgtgttcgagaagtgatctcccccagcctcacttgctgcttcctgtctgtcaggaagctggtgatccactggcaggtaccaggtgacacgctgagctgggagagtttggaggtgaggggttcaggcacaatggtgttgaacgccgagctgaagtccacaaacaggatcctggcGTAGGTTCctgggcggtcgagatgttgcaggatgtaatgcagccccaaattcactacatcatccaccgacctgtttgcccggtaggcaaactgcagggggtccagctggGGTccatgcagaggacatgttttacTGCATATCACATTCACTGTGGACCAAGGACTTTTCCTTGGGGTGACATCACAAAGTATGGGGAAGACAGTTTGAATATATATTCAAGTTACATCACTTCCTGCCATTTTCAAGCCCAGACCAGACGTGATGAATTGAGCAGCAGTCGTGGTTATGTAATGGTGCCCTTTGACCTGTTGTTCAACTGTGGACGTTGACACCAAACCCAGGCCTTGTGTTGATCTTCTGACTGGCAGCAGATGAAGGATCCTGTTCTGTAGGACCCGTGACCAGCTGATGAGCGAGATGTGCACACTTCAGCACttattcctgtgtgtgtgtgaactggtTCTCACTTCATGAAAAGCTTCTCACGTGAGGGAAGTTTGTGGGATCAGTGATTTAAAACAAAGTGCAGTAAAGTTCAGTCCATGATGTGTCTCTGCTTACTGAACTATTCCATTTTTCCCTTCTTTGTAGTAGAAATTAAAATCCTGgttttatatacttttatacTGTGGAGGACCTGCATGAACACGTGTCTCCGAGTTATCGAGTTTCAGCCGTCCTTCTGACCCAGGCCGAGAAGGGACCCTGGGATGGACAGAGATATAGCAGCACTGGACATTATCAATctataatataatgtattttcTAGAATTATACTCTGAACgtatgaagaaagaaaaagacttcATTACCCAGCAGTCACCTCTCCTCATGACGTCATGTGTCGCGCAGGTCATATGACCGCGGCCGGGATATCGGCTGTATTCGGCTACCGGTCGGTGTGGAAGCGTGTGCGGTGCTGGTGTCCTGTGGCGGGAACCGGACTGCGGACAGGTCAgtaggggtcaggggtcaaggGTTGGCTCTGTGTGTAGATTTGGTATCCGCTTTTTAGCTCAGCTTCTGTTCGTTTAACCGGTGAGTGGTAAACAGACGGATGGCAGAACCACGTGACTATTGAAATGTGTACCGAAGGAGGAGTCACGTGACTGCGGAGAGTGACGTACAGGTGCTGGTGATCAGAACTCTGCTGTGGGACAGGGTGGGTTCCCTGTTTCCACCGTCTGTTTTTCCCCAGTGCCTTTTGACCTCTGACGACCTggcagtgtgtggatgtgtgcgGGGTGGCCCCATGGCACAGAGTCCGCTCCTATTGGCTGCCCCAGGGACCCCCTGACTCTTCATTCGTAGCCTGGTTCTGTTTTGTGGGCGGAGTCATGGCGAGGGCAGATATGCCAGTCAACAGTGAGGTCGGAGACTGGGGGTTAAGCGATGATGCGGGCGAGCGGGCGTGGCTTCTGCAGAGCCCCAGCGTGGATGCCACCCCGCCGCCTCGGCCATCAGAACCACAGAGGGGCGGGACCTCTGCAGTGGGGGCCGTGTTCATCGTGGTCAACGCGGCTTTAGGAGCAGGACTCCTGAACTTCCCGGCGGCCTTCAACATGGCCGGCGGAGTGACGTCGGGAGTCGTGCTGCAGATGGTGAGATGGTGAGATGGTCCTGCTGTGTGGTCACAGCGGCACTTTTCCTCACCGACCTGCGTATCTTTTCACAGAGCATGCTGGTCTTTATCATCAGTGGACTTGTCATCCTCGCCTACTGTTCACAGGTGAGTCCGGACCGTGCTccgctggtagtggcctagcgggtaacaacacgggttcaaaccccacttactaccatcatgtccctgagcaggacacttaaccctgagtgtctccagggggggactgtccctgtaactactgggtggtagtagtctagtgggtaacacactcgactacgaaccagaagacccgggttcaaaccccacttactaccatggtgtccctgagcaagacacttaaccctgagtgtctccagggggggactgtccctgccactactgattgtaagtcgctctggataagggcgtctggtaaatgctgtaaatgtaaaaaatgtaaatgctgctctctctctctctctcgctctctcactctgtctctctctctctgcaggtcagTAACGAGACTACGTACCAGGAAGTGGTGCGTGCCGTGTGCGGCCGCCTGGTGGGCGTGGTGTGTGAGGTGGCCATCGCTGTCTACACGTTCGGCACGTGCATCGCGTTCCTCATCATCATCGGCGACCAGCTGGACAAGCGTGAGTCCCTCCCGGCTCCGCCCTGGACAGGACCGTACGGTCCCGTTCTCAGACACGTGGcgcgaagtgtgtgtgtgtgtgttttgcagtgaTCGGCGCCATGACGAGCGAGTTGGAACCCGGCGTGAACTCACACTGGTACACAGACCGAAAGTTCACCATCGTGGTCACGGCGGTGCTGGTCATCCTGCCGCTCTCCATCCCCAAAGAGATCGGCTTCCAGAAATAtgccaggtacacacacacacacacacacacacacacacacacacacacacacgtgcaggGCCGTACACACGTGCGGggccgtacacacacacacacacacactcacacacacacgtgcggggccgtacacacacacacacacacacacacacacacacacacacacacacacacacgcgcgcgcgcagggccatacacatacatacacacacacacacacactcactcacacactttttacagcatttacagcatttatcaggcatgGCGCcatacacacacgcgcgcgtGCAAATTTTCTCCAGGTTACAGCTGCTTGTGTTTCTGTCCCCTGCAGTGGCCTCAGTGTCGTGGGTACCTGGTACGTGACTATCGTCATCATCGTTAAATACATCTGGCCGGACAAGGACGTGACCCCCGGGTACATACCCACCAGGTGAGTGACCCCGCCCCCCGACCTTTGCCCCCAACGGCCGGTCCTTCCTGGGAAATGGTTTACACCCGCCTGTTTCAGCCCATCGTCCTGGACCGCGGTGTTCAACGCCATGCCGACCATCTGCTTCGGCTTCCAGGTAGGCGTGTCTGTGCTGGCTTCAGGATGAACTTTGACCCGAGTCTCGGTAACCGAATGTCACCTTTTGACCCCAGTGTCACGTGAGCAGTGTTCCGGTGTTTAACAGCATGCAGGAGCGCGAGGTCCGGCGCTGGGGCGGCGTGGTCACCGTGGGGATGCTCCTCTGCTTGTTTGTGTACACCGGTACAGGTGTGTGGGTGCGGGTGCGGTAAAGAGCTCTGATTGGCCGTCTAAGCCGTCCTCTTCGTCCAGGTGTTTGCGGCTTCCTGTCGTTCGGCTCCAACGTCAGTCAGGACGTCTTGATGTCTTACCCGTCCAATGACGTTGCCGTAGCGATTGCCAGagccttcatcatcatctgcgTGGTTACCTCGTATCCCATACTGCACTTCTGCGGCAGGTGGGTCTCTGCAGGGCGGGGCTAGTGGACTGGTTCCCCTGTTGGAATGTGGCTTTATCGGTGTCTCAGGGCGGTGCTGGAGGGGCTGTGGCTGCGTTTCCATGGCGAACAGGTGGAGGTGGATGTGGGGCGGGAACGGCGGCGGAGGATCCTGCAGACGACAGTGTGGTTCTTCCTCACGCTGCTCCTCGCCCTCTTCATCCCCGACATCGGCCGGGTCATCTCCCTCATCGGCGGCCTGGCCGCGTGCTTCATCTTCGTCTTCCCAGGTGACCggcgtgaccacgcccactacccacCCGCTACACGCCCACTTCTCAGCGGAGTCCGGGAAAATTCCGCttttctgtgcttccttcctcAGGTTTGTGTCTCGTTCAGGCCAAACTGTCCGAAACCGACATTCGAACCGGCAGGTAAGACGCCGACCTTCAGCATGTCCCACGTCCTCACGAgacgggacttttttttaatccttcgtCTCCGCTTCGCAGCTGGAAGGGCCTTGTTGCCGGCGGCGTTGTCATGGTTACGATTGGCGCCTTCATCTTCGGACAGACGACCACTAACGCCGTCTTTCAGGACCTGATGGACAACGCTGACGGCTCGTAGGCTGGAGATCGGCAGCCACGCCCATGACCTGactttgacctctgcatgcAGCATGACCTCCCTGCCCCGCCCGACTCCTCAAGGGGCGGTGCAAACAtgttcagtctttttttttttttttccccacggcGAGTGGAAGGGGTTCCATGTTGAGGTTTCGTCGGTGCTTTCCAGTGAAGTTCGGCTCGTGATTTTACTCGAGTTCTGTGACCTTTTCACCTCGTGTGTGTGACCAGAACCTCAATACAGTTCCTCGGGCTGAAGGAACACCAGGGAACCTCGAATTAAGGGATATTAATGAAGGTGCACTTTCTTGTGATTAAACGTGATGTTGTAAATCCCTAATTGTAATAAATCACCGTTTTTCAAGTCATTTCACAGAAATCTAGTTTCCTCCTCAGGATGAAATAAATGGAAGTGACTCCTGGATGAAGGTCTATATATCTCATACTAACATGGTGACCTCCTGGCACGTTGCCTTATCAGTGTGTAAAGGGTTTATTctgcaccgtaatcagaaggttgccggttcgaatccaaatAAGGAAACTTCTAAAGCCACGTTTCACGTAATTTTATTCACATACCGGATTTCAGTTCTgataaaaagatttaaaatgcttcatttacaaaaaacaaaaaggcaacATAAAGTTGAAAGGCACAGAGTTGGTCTCCAGACACGTCAGACACGTCAGACACGTCAGCGGCTCAGTGGAAGCTGTTGCTCAGGAAACGCTGTAGCATTGAGAGGGCGGGGCCTGGGGCCCACTGAGGAACCATGTGACCAGCCCCCtggcatgaagaggatgatgggaaGAGTTAACATGATGccctgcagggtgtgtgtgtgtgtgggatgtggTGCTCATACTTTAACTGTGAGGAACGTGATGTTGCCGAACTGCTGGAAGAATCCGGCGATCTGGTCCTCGTCGACCCACTGCTGGTACGGAGTAGTGGCCTGCCCACGCAACATAAACATCTTCCAGTTCTCTTTGGCCATTAAATATTCGTAAGATTTCATTTGAGGACACAAATTACAACATGGAGCACGTCGGCACCTTCAAACTTCAACCGTAGAAGTGAAGGTTGATTGTACATGTCTGTAGACGCACTATAACAAGCTCTGATTGTTCTCAGAAGGTCCAGCGTCCCTCACCTTCAAGCCGAGCTGCTCTACGAACCACTGGTCACCCAGGAAGTTGCAGGCCATGTCCGTGTCTCCGTTGTAGACCAGAGCTCTCAGACCCAGAGACAGCAGCTTCTCATACACACTCTTCATCGTGCTGTAGAGCGTGTGGTACTTCTGGCCTACCTcatcactacacacacacacacacacacacacacacacacacacacacacgagcacgaACTCCCAGATCATCCGACAACAGATGAAATTGTtgcatgatggtgtgtgtgtgtgtgtgtgtgtacctgcagaTATCCCATGCAGGTAGTATATCTGGTATGTGCAGAACCTTCCTCACGTCTCCTCTGTTCAGCCAGTTCTTCTGCGCAGTGCTGTTGATGCAGGGG
This DNA window, taken from Denticeps clupeoides unplaced genomic scaffold, fDenClu1.1, whole genome shotgun sequence, encodes the following:
- the LOC114781570 gene encoding putative sodium-coupled neutral amino acid transporter 7; translation: MARADMPVNSEVGDWGLSDDAGERAWLLQSPSVDATPPPRPSEPQRGGTSAVGAVFIVVNAALGAGLLNFPAAFNMAGGVTSGVVLQMSMLVFIISGLVILAYCSQVSNETTYQEVVRAVCGRLVGVVCEVAIAVYTFGTCIAFLIIIGDQLDKLIGAMTSELEPGVNSHWYTDRKFTIVVTAVLVILPLSIPKEIGFQKYASGLSVVGTWYVTIVIIVKYIWPDKDVTPGYIPTSPSSWTAVFNAMPTICFGFQCHVSSVPVFNSMQEREVRRWGGVVTVGMLLCLFVYTGTGVCGFLSFGSNVSQDVLMSYPSNDVAVAIARAFIIICVVTSYPILHFCGRAVLEGLWLRFHGEQVEVDVGRERRRRILQTTVWFFLTLLLALFIPDIGRVISLIGGLAACFIFVFPGLCLVQAKLSETDIRTGSWKGLVAGGVVMVTIGAFIFGQTTTNAVFQDLMDNADGS